GCACGAGCGGCCCTCAGGGTCTGTGGGGACTTGGGGGATGGTTAGGCAGCCCTCAGGGTTTGTGGGGACTCCGGGGGTGGTTGGACTCTCAGCGTTTGTGGGGTGGTTGGGGAACTCGGGGGCAGTTGGGGGACTCGGGGAGTTGCGGGTTTGTGGGGACTCGGGGATGGTCGGAATCTTACCAGCTGTTTCGGGGGTGGCAGCCGCAGAAGGAGATGTTCTTCATCTGGAAGAAATGGCTGCAGCGCTGGAACTACAGCAGAGGTGGGCAGAAGCCCCCGTGTTAGAGGAGGCCTGGGGCCACCCCCGCCTCCCGCCTGCCGGACACCCCTGCCAGCCTGGCCCCGTCTGACTCCGTGGCTTAACCCTACCCCCCCCGTCCCCTGTCCCCAGTCCCCCAAACCCCCACCTCGGGCCCTCCTCCGCTCAGACTCAGCTTGACCCCCCGAAGAGAGATCTCGAGGTCACAGGAGGCAGGAGGGCGCAGGTGGACAGTCAGTTTCCGGGCAGTGGCAATCTAAGAATTGGGGGAGAAGAGGGTCCTGAGGGGCCCACAAGGGCATCTTTCTTTCCCCTTGGTGGGACTACGTACGCCTCTGCTCCTTTTAGCTTATGTTTGAGGACATGCATGCTGAGGACTCCTGAGATGCAATTCTGGAAGACATAAGGGGAGTGGCCTTGGCCACTCCTCAGGCTCAGGGGAAGCAGTCACCTCTCTGCAGTCAGCGTGCTTCATCTTCCTTCTGCTCCTCCAGGCAGGGTGCTGCTCTGGGCTCAGGAGCCAGGAACACAGaccccacccaccctggcctcttcACTGCCTGGCCCTACAAGCTCCAGGGAGCTCTCAGAGGCAGGGCTGCTCTGCCCTGCTCCCTACCGCCCCCCAGCCTCAGTCTCAGTACTGGTGCATGGGCAGGCGCGCACTAAACGTCCACTGAGTGAGTGGATGAGTAGAGGGCTCCCAGGGAAGGGGCTGTGAGGGCTGGTCTTGATTCCAGACAGGAAGAGGAAGGGCTGATGGCACTCGAGGCCAACTGGAAGGTCTGTAGCCCAGAGACCCAGAAGTGATGAGGGACAGCTGCTGAGCTCTGCCTTAGACTCACCTGCTCAGGCCTCTGAACCAGGGCCTGGGGTACCCATCCAGAGCTACCCCTGCAGCATCCCCCACACCCGCCCTGGAGGAAATCAGACGCCTTGGAGCCTCAAGGCCCTGTGCCAGCCTGCAGTGCTGGTGGGGCCACCATGCGAACCCTCAGCTTGCACTTGCCCGGCCTCCACACTGACCTTCTGCATGGCTGCACACAGGATGCCATTGCCCTGGTGGCAGGGCACCTCCACAGAGCCCAGGAACTGCACATCAAAGCGCTCCACCCAGCAGGGACTCCGCTTGCTCCCTGGGGAGGGGGGCACAGAGGGCCCAGGTCAGGCAGGGGCCTAGGGGAGGATCTGGGGTGACACGCCACCCCTCGGGGTTGGGACCTCACCCAGCAGGTCCTTGGCAGGGCCGGGAACCGCATGGGCGTAGAAGGCAGGGAACACACCGCGCTCCCCCGTACGCATGTTGAAGCCACGGAACCAGAAgtcatcctcctcggcctccaccAACACAGGGTCATCCACGTCCAGCTCCAGTTCGTCTGGATGCCGTGGGATGAACCTGCCGTTGGGGGAGAGGTCACTGGGGAGGGGGGCAGGATTGAGGGTCGTGTCCATTGGCGTCCTGTGATGGCACGGACTGAGGCTGGGGCCACCACCAgcaaggagggaggctgtacctgAACACAGCCCTGTGGGTCTGCTCTCGCTCCTCACCGTTGACCAGACAGGAGAAAAGGCCAAAGGACTCGGTGCCTGGGAGACCAGATGGGACAAAGGTGGGgaagacagggagacagagaggcagagtaGGGGAAGGAATGTTTAGAGGCCTGGCCTTGGGCAGAGGTGGAGTCCCCTCTGCAGGCCGGTGTGGGTGTCCTGGGAGCaggaaggggctgaggcagagcaGGCCACCTCATGCCATGTCCTGGATGGGAGAGGGCACCCAGCCCTGACCATGGCCAGACCCTCAGGTGGCCCCGGGCACTGTGGGGGAGCCTGGGACTGGGGCCAGGGACTCCGCATGTTCCTCTGGGTCACCCCCCTTTTCCCTGCCTGTCACTCACTGGAGGACCGAGATGTGCTGTTGACGAAGACATTGAGGAACTTCTTGGAGAAAGTGAGGTCAGGGCTGTCCGGCGAGGTGTCCCCCGGGACCTGACCACCGCCTAGCAGCGCTGCGCCCACCTCCTCCTCGCTGGCCTCCCCGCTGCTGTCCTCTTCGCTGTCGTGGCCCAGCCCGGCGCAGCGCCGCAGGCTCACCAGCTCCAGCTGCGTATGCTCGTCCACCACCAGCGTGTACTTGACCGCGTCATACACCAGCGAGGCGTCCCGCGGCGCCGAGGGGTCCGTGCCCCTGCCCCCGGGGGGCCCCGCACTGTCCTCGGCATCCTCCTCTTCCTCGTCGTCCTCTTCGTCCTCCTCCTCAGAGCAGGCGGCGGAGCAGGCTCGGCCCGGGCGGGCAGCGCGGCCGGGCGCGGCCCACAGCGGCGTGATGGTGTCACGCGTGGGGTTGCTGAGGAACAGGCAGGGCCCGGGCTGCGCGGGGCCGGGTCGAGGCGCGGCGGGcgcaggcggcggcggcgcgcACAGCGTCTCCATGTCCACCAGCTCCACGTCGCCGGGCCCCGCGGCCGCCTCGGGGTCCTGGGAGTCCTGGGCAGCCCCGCCGGCCGGCGACACGGGCTCCCCGGGCGGGCGCGGCGCCGGAGACAGGCACTGGCCGGGGCAGCGGATGGGCGAGGAGCCCTCGGAGATCATGCGGCTCACCAGGTTGCTGAGCAGCCAGGGCGAGTCCGCGTCCTCGCTGAGGTCCGGCTCCGACTCCGACCCCGACTCGTACTCGCTGTTGGTGTCGTCGGGACCCACGGGCAGGAAGGCGGGGCGGCGCGGGGGTTCGCGCGGGGGCTCCGGCTCCGAGGCGGGCGACGAGGCCTCCTCGATGGAGTTGGTGAGGTGCGAGGAGCGGCCGCTGCTGCTGCTTCCGCCGTCGCTGCTCAGCTCCAGCTCCGTCTCCGAGATGGACGAGATCATGCGCCCTAGGCGCGCGCCGCCCGCGTCCTCTGAGTCGGAGCCGGGCGAGGACAGCTCCTGGCTGCTGCGACGTCCCCCGTGGCCCCCGCTCGAGCGGCTTCTCAGGTCAGCCTCGATGCCGGGATCTGAGGAGGGCGAAGTCCCCCCTGGCGCCGGGGGTTCCGCAGGCCGGTTCCCTTCGCAGTCGCAACCCGGGCGCACTGGCGACTGCGTCCCGCCGGGCCCTGTGTCCGTGGGAGGGAGGGGGCCCGGGGGCTCTgctgggcagggaggtgggggtcaCCCTCTCTGCACCATCCAGGCCTCTTCCAGCAGCCAgcccatcctccctcccctccccccccacccccccccctcACCGTGGCCCGCGGGCCCACCACCCCTCACCTCTGAGGGCCTCCGGGGCGGGTGAGCACAGCGCTGTCTCTTGCCAGGAGGCCGGAGGCACCAGGTCAAAGGCTCCGTTGTTGTTCAGGGAGTCCTGGGGTGGAGATACATGATGGCCGTCCTGAGGagggcctccagctcccaggggGTGAGCAGGGCTGGCTGCAGAGTCCCAGGTGCTATGAACCCAGGCTCAGCTCCAAGGAGCTGTGGGTCGGGGCACTCACCTGGGCCCCCAGTGTGGTCAGACGGAGGGTGGTTGGCCGGTGCTTATGGGGCTCCtccagagaaggggaggggataAGGGGACCAGGGGCAGGTGCCTCTGAGCCAGGGTCTCCTCCCTCCTGGCCTTCCTCATCtccctcctcgtcctcctcctcctcttcctcgtcCTCATCATCCTCCTCTTCATTGTCATCgatcatctcaaactcctggaagtCATCCTGGAAGGAGCAGATGGGGTGCGGCTGCTCCGAGCGCCCCAGGGAGAGGCTGTcctgcaggagggagggagatagCAGGGCTGGGCCAGAGAGCAGCAGCAGCCTGGGGTCCAGGTGCAGGAGAAGGGAAATCGGCGTGCATCAGTCAAAGGAGAGCCCCTTCCAGCTCACTCTGCCCCTCTGTCTACAGGGCgatgtttttaaaatctgcttaAGACACGTCGGGATCACTCCAGTTCTTGGGAAGGGCCCAAAAAACTCTACAGCTGAATGACAGGGATTCTCAGAGCAGCCCCAGCCCCGCTTTTAGACTCATCTCACTGCAGAACCCCATCACATTTGACACCAGCACTGTGTTCCCTTCACAGCATTTTAACACAGCTTACAGTTACTGGACATGGTTTTTTAGTCTGTTGCAAGCCCCACCAGGGCAGGGTCACATCCACGTTGTACACTGTTGCACCCACCCCTAAGAACAAGACCTGGGGCTCAGCGGATGTTCAGTAAATATCAAACAAATGCATAAACGTAGAGACAGCCTGCACTCTGAGGATTCACCAACTTTGCACCAACCCCAGGGCCATTGGCACAGTTAATTCCCATGCTGGCACTTCCTCTCCTCCATTCCCTCCTACCTACCCCATCTGCCTGGCTCTGCTAACCTCAGGGCATGGTTGACATTTCCTCTGGAAATTCTCCCTGATTCCTTCAGTGTGGATTGGGTTCCCTTCCCCCTCGTGGAACTTATGTCTCTGTTGGAATGCAGCCCTTGACACGTGGGCAGTCATTGTCCCTTACAAGTCTTTCTCCTCTACTAAGTTGCAGCTCCGGAGGGCAGCTATCCTGTTCCACTCCCAGCCCCCAGAAGCCCCCAGTACTTGCCACATGGCAGTTGCCCAGAACTGTTCTTCaataaatgaaagcagaaatgtggagagacagggagaaggagaagcaggagacGGGGGAGAAACGATTTCAGCAGGGGGAGACATGAGAGAGACAGATGGGAGCTGCAGACGAGAGCACAGGGCTGCGGATGGGACAAGGTTGTGATGGCAGCTGCCAGGGGTTAGATCTTTCTGGGAGTGATCTGAGGACAGAGGGCACCCAAAGCAAAAGAGCACCTCCCTGTCCCGGTCTGGCCACTGATGGTGTCAGGGAGAATGCTGGGGAAGGCCTTGCGTGGAGGCCTGCAATGTGTTGGAATAAGAGAGGGTTGATACCAAGGAAACCTCAAGGGTTAAGTGGGGAGGAGCTATCAGAGTCGTCCCCGGTTCAAGGCTGAGCTCACACCCACCCTAAAACCCCAAGTGAATGCTAAGAAGAGCCTAATGAGGCCCTCCCTTGAGCTGGATCTGTGCCCCCAACTCTTCCCCCACCTTCTCACAGTGGTCTGAGTCGTAGCTGAGGCCCAGGCCACAGTCATCAGTGATCTCAGACAGATCTTCGTCGTCAAACTCTTCCAGGCTTATGTCCTGGGGAGGCCTGGAAAGGAGACCAGGGTCAGAGAGCTACCAACCTGGACTCTCTGCCTGGGAACTGGCCTTGAGGAGGAGCAGAGAGCGGCCTCAGCTCCTCCGCCCCGTGGTCTCCACAACCCCCAGCTCCCGGAACACATCCTGCCATCATCTTGACCCCCAAGCTCTGCTCTCCTGTGGATCCCCTCCCCCATCTGAGCCAGGCCTGCCCAGAGCAGccaaccctgcccccacccctcccaccccgCCTCCCTGGAGAGCCAGCAGCCTCTCCTCCTTCCACTCGCAGCTCCAGGCCCCTGGGGTCAGGGTCTTGCAGAGCACGGGAGGGGGGCTGCAACCCGGCAGCGGCAGATGGGGAGGGGTCGCGCCTGCTCTGGGAGGAGAGTCTGGCCTGTTTGTCTCCCCCTCTCCGGCGGAGTGAGGCCTAAACCCAGAGGCCCAGCGTCCTCCCCACCCCAGTCCCTTCCCGCAGGGCCCCGGGCTTGATTTCCACTCTCTCCCGGCCGGGCCCTATCGGCCAGGTCTGGCGTCCACTGAAGGAGGCCAAGGCCACCGGGACACGCCGCGCTGGGAGGGTGTGCCCGCATCGCGCCCGCATCCTCCCCCGCAGAGGGTCGGCCCAGGGCCTCCACCCTTGCCAGGTCAGcagtccaggccgggcgcggctCAGCATCCCGGCGGGGCCGGGGGTCACGGAGGCTGGGGACGCGCGGTGAAGACGGAGGGAGTGGgagcggggtgggggtggggcgccCGAGCCGAGGCTCAAGGACCGCAGGGGGCTGGGGCCGGGTCCGCGCCGGCGGCGGGGACGGGGGTCCGGGCCGGGTCGGGGTCCGGGGGGCGCAGGGAGCGGAGGGCCCGCCCGGCCCGGGCGCCGAGGGGGTACCTGCAGCCCGGCGGCGACAGCGAGTGGAAGGTGGAGAGAGAAAACATCTCCGCGCGATCCGCCATCTTCTCCGGGAGAGGCCCGCGACTGCGGCGGGGGGTGCGGGAGCCTCGCCGCGCCCCGCGCCCGCGCTCGGCCCGCCCCGCTCACCTCGTGACACGCCCTGCGGCGCCCGCCCCGCGCACCTCGCCCGGACTGCGCGGCGGCGCGGGGAGGGCGGCGGGGGAGGCGGGGGAGGGACGCGGCCGGGGACGCTGGTTGGAGGAGAGGCGGCGGCTTCACTGCCGGGCGCTGGTTGGGGAAGGACCGGGCGTGCGAGGAGGATTTTTCACGGGGAGGGgcgggagggaaggggagggcggGTGGGCGTCGGGCCCCGCCCTGGAGGACCCGCGCGGGGCGGGAGGCCGGAGAGGCAGCGCCGGGGTCCGCGGGCCTCGGGTGCAGCGTGGGCTGTTCCCTCTGGCGAGAGGCCGGGGCGGCCCCAGGAGCTGCGCCGCCGCCCCCAGGGGTCCCCCCAGGAACCCTAACCCGGGTGCGGCCCCGAGCTGGGTGGCGGGCGAGGCGGGAGGGCGGGAGGAGCTGTCCGCCGTCGGGTGCTGATCGGAGCTGTCCCCACGGGGTGCTGACCGGGCTGCACAGGGACGTCTGCACAAGGGTCGCCCAGCAGGGCTGGATTCAGAATCGAGCACACGGTACTCAGAGGATGCTGGCCGGGGTTAAAAGTGGACTTTGAGCACTCAGTAGAGACTGCACAGCCGGACAGAGGTACCGACAGGCATGGGAGAAGTTAGCACCCACAGAGGCGATGTGCGTCCCATTGGAAACACTTTTTCTTGGGCACCGTGTTGCTGGGCCCTGTGTAGGGAGCTGACCCGCTCTGGCTTGGGATGGAGCCCTGTAGGGAGGGCCATGGTTGAAGCTGAGCTCAAGAGGGTGGCTGTGGGAGGAGGCGGGAGATCAGGGTTGAGGGCAGAACTAGGGAGACTGcagaacactttttttctttctaaaatagagaccggtggccgggcgcggtggctcatgcctgtaatcccaccactttgggaggccgaggcgggtggatcacgacgtcaagagatccagaccatcctggccaacatggggaaaccccatctctactaaaaatacaaaagaattagccaggcatggtggtgcgcgcctgtagtcctagtgactcgggaggctgagacaggagaatcatttgaacctgggaggcagaggttgcagtgagacaagattgcgccactgcactccagcctggtgacaagagcaagacttcgactcaaataaataaataaataaataagagagagagagagagagagagagagagagagagagagaccgagACCGGCtctctgtattgcccaggttggtcttgagctcctgggctcagctatcctctggcctcagcctcccaaagcgctgggattacaggtgtgaaccacagcacctggctaaaTATTGACTAAAGAAGGAGGCTGGAGTTTTAACAAGAGTGCAATCCCTTTTCCCCCTTGATGAAAGTTATGTGCCCTAAGATTTATGTCTTAGTTCTgtggaaaattctttttttttttttttttgagacagaacttgctctgtcgcccaggctggagtgcatagcatgatctcagctcattgtaaactccgcctcccaggttcaagcgattctcatgcctcagcctcccgagtagctgggattacaggcaatcaCCACCACAtccgcctaatttttgtgtttttagtacagatgggttttcaccatgtgggccaggctggtcccaaactcctgacctcaggtgatccaccctccttggcctcccaaagtgctgggattacaggtgtgagccaccacgcctggcctggaaatTATTCCTTAGGAAAGGACGAGGCACTTGAGTGACAAACACTAGAAAGTACATGGCAGAAGGAGCTCATGCCAGTCGGGAAGGGAGGTATAGCCATTCCAGCTCAGAGAGGCCTGTGGCCAGGGCCTGATAGAGCCTGCACTCCTTGGTGCCCCGTCACGATTTATATTTTATGCCAATGACAGTATTTGAATGGCATttacttggctgggcacagtggctcacacctgtaatcccagcactttgggaggccaaggtgggtgggtcagtAGAGCTCAAGAGTTTGAATCCAGGCtggaaacctgtctctaccaaaaatatgaaaaactggcCGAGcccagaaggcgaaggttgcagtgagctgagatcacaccactgcactccagcttggggggcacagaccccatctcaaaaaaaaaaaaaaaaaaaaaaaaaaagccatttactAGTTTATGCTTGCCTTCTTGATTTGGGTTGGCTGGAGAGAAGAGAGGCTGTCATATCTCTGTGAAGCCCTAGGCTCCAAGCatggtgcctggtacacagtaggcgcTTAGCAgacatgtgaatgaatgaatgaatgaatgagagcttATGGTCTCTAACCCAGTCTGGGGCATCAGGTCTTTGCCATAACAGTCTTTTCCATTTTAGAAGCACTAAAAACATTCCCCATTTCTGAGGTTCAAGGAGTCTGGGCCTATTAGCCACTCCCTGCCTTTCCCACAAAAATTCAAATCTCTTCCCAGATTTCATAGAGAGTTTGACCCTAACTTTCCAGATTTCCTTTTGATGCCGAGTCTTTTCACCAAACTGGTGAATCTGGACACCCACATAAATGACCCATCCAATGCCCTGGTCAGTCAGTTCCTTGACTTCTGATCTGTCAACAGTCTTTGATACTCAACTGTAGTGACCTCTCCCACAAAGTGCCTCCAGGATCTACCTTCATCTGGAGTTGCAGCAAtcttaaaatctttgttttttcttttgagacagggtctcactctgtcacccaggctggagtgcagtggtgtgtccttagctcactgtagcctcaaactcctgggctcaaggaattcccctgcctcagccttctgagtagctaggaccacaggcacacactaccatacctggctggtttggtttttttgttgttgttgttgttgttttgtaaaaACAGGgtctatgttacctaggctggtcttaaactcctgggcccaagcccaAGCAATGGCCTCCCAggatgctgagattacaggtgcgagccacagCATCCGACCCGAAGTCTTACAGTCTCAAATTTCATCTTAGATCCTAACCCCCATAACCTTCCTCAagcctctccccttccttccctccctcttatCAGATGGTCACTCCCAGGTCCCATGAGCGTAAAGACCATGAGACAGGGGATGCCACCCCCAGTTTTATCTGTGGACCTCAGTCTTGTCCCCAGAGCACAGATGGAAGATCGTCGGCCTTAGAGTCTGAAAGAGGGGAGCCACTCTTCATTTTGCCACCAACTTGTTGAACATGGGAAAATTACACAATCTCTCCGGATCTTGGATTCTTCCTCTGAGCAGTGGTGCTGCGGGGACCACATGCCGTGTGTAAGCCCCAGACACAGGCCCTGGTGTTTGTTGGTGATCATTTGAGGCTCACCTGTCCCCTGCTCCTCACACAGGGGCCATGGCCTCCCAGTCCCCCCAGGGCTGCTCTGTGCAGCTCAGGGACACGTTAGTGAAAAGGCAGCATCTCTTTCCTGAGGGGTTTATGCTCCTTATGTCATGCACATTTTATCCAATTTACACCTTCCTCCTGTGCGCCTCAGAGCATCATCGTATGGATGAACAAATGGGGGTCCACAGGAAGCTGAATATCCCTCCTTGAAGTTCTCCCCTCCTCTGGCCTGTGGGCCATGGGTTTTCCTTCCTGACCACCATCCGT
This is a stretch of genomic DNA from Papio anubis isolate 15944 chromosome 16, Panubis1.0, whole genome shotgun sequence. It encodes these proteins:
- the MAPK8IP2 gene encoding C-Jun-amino-terminal kinase-interacting protein 2 isoform X1 — its product is MADRAEMFSLSTFHSLSPPGCRPPQDISLEEFDDEDLSEITDDCGLGLSYDSDHCEKDSLSLGRSEQPHPICSFQDDFQEFEMIDDNEEEDDEDEEEEEEDEEGDEEGQEGGDPGSEAPAPGPLIPSPSLEEPHKHRPTTLRLTTLGAQDSLNNNGAFDLVPPASWQETALCSPAPEALRAEPPGPLPPTDTGPGGTQSPVRPGCDCEGNRPAEPPAPGGTSPSSDPGIEADLRSRSSGGHGGRRSSQELSSPGSDSEDAGGARLGRMISSISETELELSSDGGSSSSGRSSHLTNSIEEASSPASEPEPPREPPRRPAFLPVGPDDTNSEYESGSESEPDLSEDADSPWLLSNLVSRMISEGSSPIRCPGQCLSPAPRPPGEPVSPAGGAAQDSQDPEAAAGPGDVELVDMETLCAPPPPAPAAPRPGPAQPGPCLFLSNPTRDTITPLWAAPGRAARPGRACSAACSEEEDEEDDEEEEDAEDSAGPPGGRGTDPSAPRDASLVYDAVKYTLVVDEHTQLELVSLRRCAGLGHDSEEDSSGEASEEEVGAALLGGGQVPGDTSPDSPDLTFSKKFLNVFVNSTSRSSSTESFGLFSCLVNGEEREQTHRAVFRFIPRHPDELELDVDDPVLVEAEEDDFWFRGFNMRTGERGVFPAFYAHAVPGPAKDLLGSKRSPCWVERFDVQFLGSVEVPCHQGNGILCAAMQKIATARKLTVHLRPPASCDLEISLRGVKLSLSGGGPEFQRCSHFFQMKNISFCGCHPRNSCYFGFITKHPLLSRFACHVFVSQESMRPVAQSVGRAFLEYYQEHLAYACPTEDIYLE
- the MAPK8IP2 gene encoding C-Jun-amino-terminal kinase-interacting protein 2 isoform X2 produces the protein MADRAEMFSLSTFHSLSPPGCRPPQDISLEEFDDEDLSEITDDCGLGLSYDSDHCEKDSLSLGRSEQPHPICSFQDDFQEFEMIDDNEEEDDEDEEEEEEDEEGDEEGQEGGDPGSEAPAPGPLIPSPSLEEPHKHRPTTLRLTTLGAQDSLNNNGAFDLVPPASWQETALCSPAPEALREPPGPLPPTDTGPGGTQSPVRPGCDCEGNRPAEPPAPGGTSPSSDPGIEADLRSRSSGGHGGRRSSQELSSPGSDSEDAGGARLGRMISSISETELELSSDGGSSSSGRSSHLTNSIEEASSPASEPEPPREPPRRPAFLPVGPDDTNSEYESGSESEPDLSEDADSPWLLSNLVSRMISEGSSPIRCPGQCLSPAPRPPGEPVSPAGGAAQDSQDPEAAAGPGDVELVDMETLCAPPPPAPAAPRPGPAQPGPCLFLSNPTRDTITPLWAAPGRAARPGRACSAACSEEEDEEDDEEEEDAEDSAGPPGGRGTDPSAPRDASLVYDAVKYTLVVDEHTQLELVSLRRCAGLGHDSEEDSSGEASEEEVGAALLGGGQVPGDTSPDSPDLTFSKKFLNVFVNSTSRSSSTESFGLFSCLVNGEEREQTHRAVFRFIPRHPDELELDVDDPVLVEAEEDDFWFRGFNMRTGERGVFPAFYAHAVPGPAKDLLGSKRSPCWVERFDVQFLGSVEVPCHQGNGILCAAMQKIATARKLTVHLRPPASCDLEISLRGVKLSLSGGGPEFQRCSHFFQMKNISFCGCHPRNSCYFGFITKHPLLSRFACHVFVSQESMRPVAQSVGRAFLEYYQEHLAYACPTEDIYLE